The Laribacter hongkongensis DSM 14985 genome has a window encoding:
- a CDS encoding YmfQ family protein, whose translation MKHRDLLTLLLPPGSYAGDGPRLAAELAADGAALDASLNQHGRIRRGITPLFAEQLLPEWERICGLSPQTDAPYLARQEAVLAKLTEVGGLSIPYFTRLAASLGYHISIQEPEPFRAGINRAGDRLWTRDISWVWQVVVRGAPVRIYRFRAGQSAAGERLCAFADPVIESVFNELKPAHTFVYFAYQEA comes from the coding sequence ATGAAGCATCGCGATCTCCTCACCCTGCTGCTGCCACCGGGCAGCTATGCCGGCGACGGTCCCAGGCTGGCGGCCGAGCTGGCCGCCGACGGGGCGGCACTGGATGCCAGTCTGAACCAGCATGGCCGCATCCGTCGCGGCATCACGCCACTGTTTGCCGAACAGCTGCTGCCCGAGTGGGAGCGGATATGCGGCCTGAGTCCCCAGACCGACGCGCCTTATCTGGCCCGCCAGGAGGCGGTGCTGGCCAAGCTGACCGAGGTTGGCGGGCTGAGCATTCCGTACTTCACCCGCCTGGCGGCCAGTCTGGGCTACCACATTTCCATCCAGGAGCCGGAGCCCTTCCGCGCCGGCATCAACCGCGCAGGTGACCGGCTGTGGACGCGTGACATTTCGTGGGTCTGGCAGGTCGTCGTCCGCGGCGCACCGGTCCGGATCTACCGCTTCCGAGCCGGACAGTCGGCAGCGGGCGAGCGGCTGTGCGCCTTTGCCGACCCGGTGATCGAGTCGGTTTTCAACGAACTCAAGCCTGCCCACACCTTTGTTTATTTCGCCTATCAGGAGGCATGA